Below is a window of Ischnura elegans chromosome 1, ioIscEleg1.1, whole genome shotgun sequence DNA.
AACAATTTCCTGTCATTGTTGCAGAGGCTTAGGTATAATCATTTATCCCAATGGTTCATCCTGCTCCACCAAATATTAGGGTGAGTTTGGTTACTTTTCACATTTTATCATGCTCTTGTATTGAACTTGATGGTGTGGTCCGTCAGCACTGTTAATTGAGCATCAACTTGAGAATAAGAAAATTTCGAATGCCTGGCTAGATTAACCTGGCCAGAGCTGCTTGTTTAGAAAATTCGTGTTGGCAAGCATAAAGGTTTTGTAGTGTGAACAACTTTAAGCAATCAATTTATTGGCTGAATTCTCTCAAAATTCCAGGAGATCAGTGCCCCATGCATTTTGATGATGGAAGTAACCCTTGGAAGGTGGCTGAAACTTACATAGTTTTTCGGTTTGGAGGTGCCGACCAGGTTGTTAAAGAAGTCTGCATTTACTTTGTCATATTTTTGGCTTTTGTTGTCAGATTCATTTAAGTTGTGGACCCATTGACTATAAGTGTGGTGCATGATGTGTTCTGATGCATTCTAACATTGTAAATAAGTTTTGTTCATGATATCGTtagttttatgcatttatttgaatttagAACAAATATAAGTTTTGGCCTGTATTATGTCAGCATGTCGCTATTTGTGAATGTactttagatatttttaattctactACTTACGAGggcttttgaaatttttatgtccACAAAATTTCACTGGAACTTAAGTAAATCTGTATTATTTTACAGGTATATTctaggcaaattattttttattgtgttcgAATACTTTTTACCATGTGAATGCTCAATACATCAAATGTATGTGTACTAGGTATGTCATTTTGCATACATTTGCGTGTATCATGTATGAAAATCCGTCCAAAAGTACCTCATCATGTATTTTGATTGCCAGAATAATGGGTAAATGAGTGTGAATGCTTTTCATTCCTTCTTATTActtgtatttctttctttttaggAATTTTTATCGAGTTTGATTTAAAGCTACGTTATTTGTatgcaaatttttattgttacttaTGCACTAACTATTTGACAGTTAGTGGGGTCCTTTTTGATTAAGCATATCTATATACACAGTAGACTCGCGTTAATACGAATAATGTAAGTACAAAGTTGTCATTATTATGAAGTACATATATCATAGGTCCAGACATAAAGGCCAATCCAATCTATGGTAAAAGGAACGTCAATACGAAATTACTAACTTCAGTCCCTGTCCCAGCGgttacaaaaaaaacttgaacAAAGTTCCATGAATAAGCAATGGCATGTAGGATATACACCACGCTACATTATCATCATTGcactacgtttaagttctcctcttgtactgtgcccaagacTGTCTTATGATTCTTTCTTTAGCAGGAGATACTTCATTcgtatgcacgcaacatcataaaataagcttcattcctatggaatcatggtgacccactcattaccgccTGTAAATTGGACGTGCATTAAGTCCTCTTCTTACGAACTTAAAGAGTtatgaacattcaaaaaattcaagcatgcccgaaatttcaaacGTGGCACCTATGCAGTTGGCCGATGGGACGTGGTGTggtgtagaggaactcgcactttggtcATGATCTGAACCAAGTATCATTTAATccattgtgaagtcaggaactgtcaGCGTTTCCCCTTTCTTTATTCCTTcgattagcaattttttttcagttcaattttcaatttttttttttttcgattgtaaTGTAgcgttgcattctgcaggataaccgcacGTTTCactgccttgcataggtttatcaactcaCAAACAAGATCTTGGAGTacatgtacagtgagtcctcgtttaacgtcacttaccattcctgaaaaatgtgatgataaacgaaatgacgttaatcgaaacataatatcccataagaaacaatgcaaaaagtgaatatcggctcctatacctcacaattcctacgcgaaaaaattttagcttaTCATATCTGGGGctttttttacgatgggaatgccaagctatggcataaatacgagttcctgtcttcatcgacgacaatagcagcactgacgtaaatccttctacatttttgtatcttcccgcatttgcttttcagcttcgatatggtggtcgcccgggcgagcgtcgcctgggcatcatcatcgctgaaacatcgtcgcagttacaggaaccaaaattattgtgaacacagcgaaaaaagtgacgacaaaaactcccgagttctacacggaaaaattcctcgAAATCACCTTTTTaagttcctgaaaaccattatgtcaagtaaaaccttgcgcacctacctaagaattcatttagcagaaaatttgctaaaaccgtaatcgcaattaacaataaacacaccgttttacacttcttttagactgactgtattaccgcccacaaaacgaacaacctgcaacgcccgccgcttcgcatttttttctcgcgcgaaatttaaaagccttgacgttatcgcgaagcgaaggtgcgataaacgaatgacggtctcaaaattttcgtgacgttatcgcgaaatggcgttaaacggggtgacgtagaacgaggattCACTGTATTTCATATACCGAGGACTTTCTGTAATTggaaagatatcaaccctcgattgcgtcatgccaCATTCTTCGATGGATAAAACCAAACGAATGTTAATGTATTATATACTTGCACGTATTTTAATTGCATATCTTATACACATGACTCTCAAGCTATTCAGCAGGTGCGACTTTAAGTATGGgatattgaagagacaagaaatattgATGCAATACATCTTTTTATGTGATGATTCTTTTAAGAAACAATCATAccaacttcgttattacaaaccttcGGTTTTTTGTCCCGCAAACTTCGTAATTACAAGTCTACTGTGTTTAAGTTTTTGTAATGGAATGTATAGGTTGTGTATGTAACTTTGTGCATTGCATTTGTGAAATGTGTCTTTGAAAGAAAGTTTGATGTAAACGCATCTATTGTGGAGCACAAATAATTAGTGAATTCCTTGGATCACTTTTCAATCAGTTTCTTGGCCGGTCCTAACAATTTCTTCCCCATTCTCCCAACTCAATTAATTGTTGAATTAATTCATACATggaattttttccgtttttgatGCTGGATTCTCTTTCTATTATCCATTTCAACTTCCACTGGCCCAGCCCCTCCCATCACTAGAGCTGATCTGTGCCATTCTGGACTTAGTTTTCCCAATGAGATTGTTCTGAAGAAATGTATTTTCTTGTTGGTGAACCATGTGGTAAAATTTACCAGTTGTGAGTGTAGCAAAGTATGGAAGAATATTTCACAAAACTTGTTTTGGATATATTCATTGCCAACAATGCAGATGGAGAGATGGCTGCTcttaataattattgcattttgTATTATAAATATCAACATTTCAAATATCTCCTGGTTAATATTGGATACTTTTTCCTTCTGTTACCTTAACtatgtgcatatttttttctgttccaaACTATTCTTTCCTATAAGAGCATGTTAATGATTGACTAAATAGAGTGAATAGTTGAATGCAGTTGATCCACTCACTGGTGTGGTGttgatttctttaaaactttGTGCATGAAACATCCGTCCATTTAAAAAACTTTTGATACTGATGGAAttgtatttatgaaattatttttatagtgaTTTTTATATAGATATCAGTATTTGAAAATCAGATTACTGATGTATTGAAATTTTTCCTCTATCTCCAAGGAGTACAATTATTACAATAACTTTTGTACTAGTAATATcttaaacataatttttattgtttgtacaatacactgagaatatttcaaataaagttaCAATAAACAAATGTGAACAAGAAACACAAGAGTTTTCACTTTGTCCAGCTCACTTTAGGAATATCAAAATGCTCGGTGAGTGTATCCAGATACCTGTTGAATTCTTCGACTCGCTGTTTATGGGTCATTGAAGCTTTCTGCTTAATTCTCTCCCTTTGCTGCAAGAGAGCACCAATTTACAATTGATTTTGAGAGGTGACATGTTCTAATGCAATGGAAAACTGGATTGGATGAATGATATGATATTTAGCAATTCACtcatcagatgcagttacttaaATTTAGAAGATAAGCCTTAATTTCTTCCAACAATTCTTGAATTTCAACTTGACATCAGCCGAGCCCTCTTTGCTTTTGATATCACGTCATGTGCTTCCACTATGGAACCTGATTTGTCCATGCCAGATATTGCTAGAGCAATGAATTAACTGACACCATAACAGCCAGCAATAATGACTAGCCTTTTCTGTCACATTCCCCTTATAAAAACTGTACAAATTCTAACGTCTtcgtaaatttacattttttacggtCTCCAAAAAGAGGTGAAAAATCTATCATGtgccaaaaatgtattttgtagtAAAGACGTAATACGTTTGCTTTATGGAAAGTGAAAATGCACACAGTTAATTGGAGAAAAATTAGGGCCATATATTTTTTTGCTGCTCAGAGGTGTGTTGTTAAGAGATTATTCTGTTCTATTAACCCCTTATTTGGGGTTAAACAAGCTTATCATGGGTGTAAGGCTTGAGTGTAGTGATGACCTGCACTTTTGGCAACAATTCCTGATAGGGCATCCCAACTATGGCAGATAGGTCAAGGGGTAGGAGTCAAAAAAAAGACAATCCAAATGATGGAGTCTCATAAAAACATGGTCGCAATGGATGTGGATACCCTACCAAGTGCCTCTTCCCTGAAAAAATGGATCTTTGAGCCTAAAAAACTCATCCAATGGGACCAGGCCCTTGCGGGTAGGTGTTTTTCAAGGCAACAAGGATGGCTAGGTCTCCATGATGTAGGCACCATGCAAGTATTAATCAGCAGTatccaagaaagaagaaaagccACCCAATTTGGATGTTAAAACTTGATAAAGAACTTTTGTACTCACTAAAGTTCAATAACAAATGATTTGAGAAATGAAAAAGGACATATGGCTCTGATTGGTCTAATTTTGACAACGTTTCTGTCACATTATGAAGGATTTTAGTTAAAGTGGCTTTTCATTTAAGACCGTTAATCTAAGGCTATCCCTcactgcagaaaaaataaaattggcccATTGAACCACCTGAATTTTGATTCAATTTTCACACGAAAAATGTTTGTCCAATGGgcaagggaataaaaataaaaactatgtaCATCTTTTACTAACTAGAACTTTGATTAAACAGTAAAACATATTTGAATCTGGTGGCAACAGTAGAGccatgattataaaaatacctTTCTATGTCAGTCCATTGTAACACTTCCGTACTCTCCTTTTATAACCCTCTTTGAAAAAGATAGTTACTCAATGGAATGGGTATAACCCATTCACAGAGCACATGATACTGACGCCAAAGCAAAAAATGCTCATAATTTATGCATTATGTCTGCTTTGATTTTCTGTTTGAGCTCTTCCCTcaattatgtattatgaataATCTAAGTGCGACTATCCAAGTGtaccataaaatatgaattatcagatctattaccattttttcctgcatctttaaaaatgcttcttcgGCTGGGGTACGTTTAATCTCTTTTTTTGGCATTTCATTCtgctccacttcattgaccttaGGGATCCTTTCAGCTATTTGCTTCttatctttctttttctttctgtgaaaaaatagaatgaattacATTTTTCTGAAAATCTGAGACGTTACTAAAAACATAGTTACAaacatgaataataaataatcaagtcatatgaAAATACTTCCACATACTGTACCAAATTTAAGCCATAGAAAAACCTATGGTTAAGTATATAAATTTGTAAGCAAAATGATTCACTGAGAATAcatatttgtcaaaaaaattatagTGACCTACATTTAAGAAAGTTACCAAAAAATGAACTGATTAACGTTTCTctatgaaaaaagttaacaattacTTTTGAGAAAATGTACCTGGTTAACACTCAAAGAGAAATATAAGCCAAATGAGATAGTAATAttcaactaatattaagaactgaTAGCAGACTGtgccgcatatcatacaagaCTAAAATAGTAACTTATGAGTTGAAAGTTACTTTCCCAGTATGATCATCATCATTGTTCACTTATGGAAGCATATTTTAAGGGCATCAATGTAAGTAAAGTGTACAGTGGGATAATAAATGGAGGGCTGTAATTTCCTCTTAGTCTCTCAGCCTCTAGGtcaaattttgccaaaaataaacTACTTAATCTAGCTGAAATTAATAACAGAtaataacgattaaaaattataCCACTTTTAAAAAGTAATGATTAAAATTAGAAGTCAAATAGGATTTTAAAGATTAATTTCCATTCATCTAATGGCTTCACTTCATAAAAGATGATTACATTCATTTTTGAAAGTACTTGCAATGCCAGGCAGGATCTTTACTTTTAGGAAAGAAGTGTGAACCAGCCAGCCAGTGGTGAAGTAATACCAAGCATTTGAAGGcagaaaattccacagagaaaaaataattcacctttCCTTCAAGGTCCTATGGGTTTGTTCAGTGAAAACCCTGCCTGTAAATGGCCAGCACATGCATATTAGGATAACAAAGGTGGAGGGGCGCATTGGGCATAGATTTAAGGAAACATTGGCTGCATGGAGTGAATGGGATTGAGATGGAGGAATAAgaaaaaggtgagaaggatggagaggaaaatataCAAAGACGTGCTCAACTGGATTGGGTAGGAGAGAAAACTGATCCGAGGAGTTGAAGTGAAGAGAAGGATTTGGTTGGACTGAGTGCACAATGGGAAGGGGATGTGGGTGGGAAACCATGATGCTAGGAGGCAGGACAGGGATAAGAATGGGTTATGTTTAACAGGCAGAATGAAGAGCAGTATGGCTTGTGCCTAACCACGAGGTATGCTCAGAAAGTAAGTTCCGtacgttgaaataaaaaagaacaagtaCAGAtacttaaaagaaatttattgcaaaaaactcTACCACTCTTACATGATTTTTTGACGTAGATCCCGTGATTTTCCAGGTATTTGTCATAGCGTGCCACAGGTTTTTGTAGACCCCCTTCGTAGACTTTTGCCACCATTGTAGTCTTCCATGAGGTAACATGTTCTTTCAGCTCTTTGTCACTGTTGTACCGCTGACTTTTACTGATAGACTTTTTGGCGCTAAGTGAACCAatcaatgaaaatgtttattgCGAGACAATTAAGAAAATGCGCCGTGCGATACAGGACCACCGCCGCGGAATGCTCACGAAAGGCATGGTTTTCTTTCACGACAATGCCTGACCACACCCTGCGAATGCAACAAAAGGACTCCAACAGGGCCTTTGATTGGAATGTTTTTGACCATCCTCCATACAGCCCCAACCTTGCTCCAAGCGATTTTCACTTGTTTCTGCATCTGAAGTCTTTTCTTGGCGGTTAGCGGTACAGCAAGAACTGAAAGAACATGTAACCTCATGGAAGACTACACTGGCGGCAACAGTCTACGAACGGGTTAGACAAACCTTGTTCCACGCTATGAAAAATACCTGGAAAATTGCGGGATACACGTTGAAAAATCGCGTAAGAATGGTAGAGttttgtgcaataaatttctttgaagtatttgtacttgttttatttttatttcaacttacgGAAAATACTTTCTGAGCATACCTCATATGAAGACAGAAATTGTGGTAATGGGGATGGCTGCATTATAGTAATTAATTTCACATAAACCTAACTTCATTAAAGTGTTACcagtaacaataataatgatcAGATGAAATGATTTAGTAACACATCCATTTGATTGCAAATTGCATTCCAGAAGAGGAATTGTCAGGAGGAATAACTTATAGTTTGGCCATTATGTTAATAGAAGGGAAGTCATCTGCAGACATAAGTTTTTGCACCTCGTAGAGTATTACAGTTGTGGTAGTATCATAGACATAGTGAGCATGAACAATTTGAACTAATACAATAAGTCATTTAAAAACATGCCTGCAACTTAACTTGTATAGATTCAAACAAATGATGGAGGGATAGGAAAAATCTTTACTAATTGAATTATTGATGAGAACCTACTTTCATTTACATATTACCATCCCATCAAGAAACTAATTTAGGCACAGAATTTCTCGTCGAAATCCCAGCATTTATTCAATGAAGGTGCCGAGACAACATTTTACAACCCCATTGTAATGCTAACTATTGAAGACATACAGAGAAAACCTCTAGGTAACTGTTGACGAGGTATTTTTGAGCCTGCTTCCAATATTCTACGTATCGACTGCTGCAAAACTTCTGGAAATACTGTTGAAAACTTCTTCATATAATGGAGTAATGACCGAGTTATGCTAATTTCCATGAACGCGTACATTTCGTCGAATCACAGCGCCATCGGCGGCGGGTAGGCATGCCTTGGGTTGGAAAAAGTTTGGGCCAAGGTaacacaaattatttttcactttgaattctCTTTCCCAAAAACTACGAAAAAAGTGGGTAAAAACACTACCGGTAGCTGGAAATAAGGGAAAATTGAAACACTGTAGGAAAGATGAAGTAAATGACTGAAGGAATTCTTTATCCATTAAGTATTTCCATTGTCTCTAAAGATGTACTGTACAACAGAGAGTAACTGCACTATTAGAAAAAGCAGAATTTgttataattgttttcatttatattgaACGACAAATAAAACCTCCTTCAATAAAATAAGGGAAGATTACAAGAGTAAAATCAAAGCTGCATATGCAACAAATTGTGTAAATCGATGGACTTCGAgtcaatttcataataaaattgcaaatcacaGCATTACCCTGCAAGTTTTCaccattaaaactgaaaaaacaaCTGGTGGAGCATTGAAAATACTAAGTAAAAATGCTCATGAAGGGAGAAGACTTGATGCAAACCATGTTCATCCAAACTTATTACACCAAAATATGTTCGAGATGCCAAAACACGCAGATCTGAAAATTTCCTCATCAAaatcaattgaataaaaaataacctaaCGTATCTCAAAGTTAAAGGCATTATAAATGGCAAAGTAATAAGTAACAACAACATGAAGGTCGTGCAATATCTGTCCCTACGGCTACATAAATATACAAACAACAAACTTTAGAAGCTGAAATACTAACTTTTTCACCCCAGAATCCCCCTTCAACTTCAAGGGTCCTTTAATAACGGTGTCATACTCCATGACTACTCAATGTCAAATAATGTGCTGGCTTCTGTACGAATTTGTTTCTGCTGTTGTTGTTTATGACGCACCCGACGCACCTTCAGTTTATGGCGTTTACAGTATCGATGGTATCGAGATATATTAAATCGAATGTTATCGAATCAATCATATATATCGATCACTCACCTCTGCAATAGCTCGAACAAAAATTGCAACAGCGAAATTCAATTTCTCGAATCGAAAATTGTgtcttaagccgatgtcccacggtcaaatttgcgtcaaaatattttgatcaaattttttgtccaaatattttgatacaactggactgggggtgtcccacgatgcatctcattttgatcaaaaacaaacgaaagacgatatttatgtgaacaactaggaaacttgtggaggtggaggattaatctttcttttttaaaggcgaaattgtttgaacaggcctcttgaacattaaagatgcgaaaaaaaggaaacggaaggaatgctgaacttggccttggctggaaaaggggtatgaaagcgttggaataagcatgctaaacatgttggagaaggagttggtcgccgatgttcccgtttattatcgataataattgacgacaagtcaatatattttcatgtcccttatcaggaaggttgagggcagaataaaacgccaggatacaaacgtgaggcagtttattcccgcgaggaaaatgttattaataaatgatggacattgtggttgaggagatgttatgaatagtgctgtaagcgtgcatttaaataacatttttctctcctaatctagcagtttctaaaataaggtccttatcctataatcatagtaatagaaacgggcagctgtagtgtttcacaggtacaatcgtcagttcatattagtcatttctccagctgctcgctcgcattgtatgccttccataaagcgtaaaattcggcctcgataccttaagtaaatcttttattatttccaaaacatccctcctggtattgcgattctaaagatcgcttcctttctatttaagatcaactgattattacggatttcctagttgagagcttccatcgcctatcactaagacaaatttttgctcatatttacctttagggccacaccaggcgatgaaatagacgatcacgaacatatatatatatttgaaataatgt
It encodes the following:
- the LOC124154981 gene encoding protein FAM32A; protein product: MEYDTVIKGPLKLKGDSGVKKKKKKDKKQIAERIPKVNEVEQNEMPKKEIKRTPAEEAFLKMQEKMQRERIKQKASMTHKQRVEEFNRYLDTLTEHFDIPKVSWTK